From the Fibrobacter sp. UWT2 genome, one window contains:
- a CDS encoding serine O-acetyltransferase yields the protein MQINSRKDLKYFLERDRIALKRKKSFFKDDIWKFEILLRKAEYYCNCMPGPLKKIGSLYKKRLYALGRKCGGFSIPVNAFGPGLSIAHYGTIVVNETTKVGCNCRIHEGVTIGATGRSGQAAHIGDNCFIATGAKIIGAVELGDDVAIGANAVVTKSFAENHITLAGVPAKKISDHGSHDFLAEGLFNE from the coding sequence ATGCAAATCAATAGCCGTAAAGATTTGAAATATTTTTTGGAAAGAGACCGCATTGCCTTAAAAAGGAAAAAATCCTTTTTTAAAGATGATATTTGGAAATTTGAAATTTTGCTCAGAAAGGCGGAGTATTATTGTAACTGCATGCCGGGCCCTTTGAAAAAAATAGGTTCTCTGTACAAGAAACGCTTATATGCCTTAGGCAGAAAGTGCGGTGGGTTCTCGATACCGGTGAATGCGTTTGGACCCGGTTTGTCCATTGCTCATTATGGAACCATAGTGGTGAATGAAACTACAAAAGTGGGCTGTAATTGTAGAATACACGAAGGCGTTACCATTGGCGCTACGGGACGTTCGGGGCAAGCCGCTCACATCGGTGACAACTGCTTTATTGCTACGGGTGCAAAGATTATCGGTGCCGTAGAACTGGGCGATGATGTTGCTATAGGGGCAAATGCCGTTGTAACAAAATCTTTTGCTGAAAACCACATAACTCTTGCAGGTGTTCCCGCCAAAAAAATCAGTGATCATGGATCTCATGATTTTTTAGCGGAGGGATTATTCAATGAATGA
- a CDS encoding lipopolysaccharide biosynthesis protein — translation MAEVANKSIVKSLFWTYGEKLSTQFVSILVTIILARLLSPDDYGVISIVMVFILFCDIFVTGGFGQALVQKKDADDLDFNSMFICSCVMSLLLYGVIFFGAPFIADFYERPVIVPVLRVLGLRLIVSSFNTIQQAKIQKSMTFKKSFFATAVATLLSAVVGVILAYCGFGVWALVGQYLVSIFAVTIALARICDWSPRLQFSWTRSKLLINFGWKVLLTTICFTLVNDFRSLVVGKKFGPGDLAFYDQGQKFPNLIVTNINASIGRVLFPAFSNRQDDLAYVKQLCRKGINLSTFLLAPLLIGLIAVADTFVEVILTEKWIPCVFYMRMLTLMFLVRPFTTTCHQAIMALGRSDITLKIMVVINVIALILLCIALFVFNSVPMVAVGSVLSELVSVILFMFYIKKFVGYTYTEQVRDVLPSLVLSAIMGSAIFGLSFLVADKMMLFIVQLGIGVLVYVVGSTVFKMSGVVFILGKMSRKMPRVWFVDKLLAYLNIAR, via the coding sequence ATGGCTGAAGTAGCGAACAAAAGCATTGTTAAGAGTCTTTTTTGGACTTATGGAGAAAAACTCAGTACGCAGTTTGTATCCATTCTTGTGACCATTATTCTAGCTCGTCTTTTGTCTCCTGATGACTACGGTGTCATTTCCATAGTCATGGTGTTCATTCTTTTTTGCGACATTTTTGTGACGGGTGGATTTGGTCAAGCTCTAGTGCAAAAGAAAGATGCAGATGACTTGGATTTTAATTCAATGTTCATATGCAGCTGTGTAATGTCGTTGTTGCTGTATGGCGTGATTTTCTTTGGTGCCCCTTTTATAGCTGATTTTTATGAACGTCCCGTAATTGTTCCTGTATTGCGTGTTCTAGGATTGCGACTGATTGTATCTAGTTTCAATACGATTCAGCAAGCCAAAATCCAAAAGTCGATGACCTTCAAAAAATCTTTTTTTGCTACAGCGGTGGCTACGTTGTTGTCGGCTGTTGTTGGCGTGATTTTGGCTTATTGTGGCTTTGGCGTATGGGCCTTGGTGGGGCAGTATTTGGTTTCCATTTTTGCGGTGACGATTGCTCTTGCTCGAATTTGTGATTGGTCTCCGCGGCTTCAGTTTTCATGGACTCGCTCCAAACTTCTGATTAACTTTGGCTGGAAGGTCCTGTTGACAACGATTTGCTTTACCTTGGTGAACGACTTTAGAAGCCTTGTTGTTGGAAAAAAGTTTGGCCCAGGTGATTTAGCTTTCTATGATCAAGGGCAGAAATTTCCGAATTTAATTGTAACGAATATCAATGCTTCCATAGGAAGAGTGCTGTTTCCTGCCTTTTCTAATCGGCAGGATGATTTGGCGTATGTAAAACAGTTGTGCAGGAAGGGGATTAACTTGTCGACGTTCCTGTTAGCGCCACTTCTTATTGGGTTGATTGCTGTTGCAGATACATTCGTTGAAGTGATTCTTACGGAAAAATGGATCCCTTGCGTATTCTATATGCGTATGTTGACCTTGATGTTTTTGGTAAGACCTTTCACGACGACATGCCATCAAGCTATTATGGCGTTAGGGCGAAGTGACATTACTTTAAAGATTATGGTTGTAATTAATGTGATCGCCTTGATTTTACTTTGTATTGCTCTGTTTGTGTTTAATAGCGTGCCGATGGTGGCCGTAGGAAGTGTCTTATCTGAATTAGTTAGTGTAATTCTATTTATGTTTTATATAAAAAAGTTTGTTGGATATACATACACGGAGCAGGTTCGTGATGTCTTGCCCAGTTTAGTGTTGTCTGCAATTATGGGTAGTGCAATATTTGGCTTGTCGTTTTTGGTGGCGGATAAAATGATGCTGTTTATTGTCCAGCTTGGAATAGGCGTGCTGGTTTATGTCGTTGGTAGTACAGTCTTTAAAATGAGCGGGGTTGTCTTTATTCTCGGCAAAATGAGCCGGAAAATGCCTCGGGTATGGTTCGTCGACAAACTTTTGGCATATTTGAATATAGCAAGGTGA
- a CDS encoding ATP-grasp domain-containing protein, whose protein sequence is MNDFSRKVIVFGGNHHNPLGVIRALGRKKLDVFFLTSVKNSFVAHSKYVTETIFLEKDEDAPQVLLNRFSSELVKPVIVCCGDGFAAIIMNSREMLKKAFIMPYAKVYQKGNIFDKGFQAAVAKECGIEMPQSQVLELSEAKELLKNWNSFPSIVKPLDSLMAFGGKDDIRIVENSEELNAALEKTHSIKIQIQQYIKKKMEFQLIGCSLDEGRIVIIPGFTHILRQPPNTNTGFLKYSSCEKLNYDLRKIKDFMRRVGYSGLFSAEFLREEKGDYFMEVNFRNDGNAYVVTQAGVNLPYLWVYYCCEGKLPPNEPETIKRETFFMPDLQDIRNVMHGDLSLITFIRDWFKTKAHAVYDLKDLKPFLHQLFLH, encoded by the coding sequence ATGAATGATTTTAGCAGAAAGGTTATTGTTTTTGGTGGAAATCATCATAATCCTCTGGGCGTAATCAGAGCCTTGGGAAGAAAGAAATTAGATGTTTTTTTCTTGACGTCTGTAAAAAACTCTTTTGTCGCACATAGTAAATACGTTACAGAAACAATCTTTCTGGAAAAAGATGAAGACGCTCCTCAAGTTTTGTTGAACCGTTTTTCTTCAGAACTTGTTAAACCCGTTATCGTCTGCTGTGGAGACGGATTTGCCGCTATTATCATGAATAGCCGCGAAATGCTAAAGAAAGCCTTTATTATGCCTTATGCAAAGGTGTATCAAAAAGGCAATATCTTTGATAAAGGCTTTCAGGCTGCCGTTGCGAAAGAATGTGGTATAGAAATGCCGCAAAGTCAGGTGCTTGAATTATCCGAAGCAAAAGAACTTTTGAAAAACTGGAATTCATTTCCCAGTATTGTAAAGCCTTTGGATAGCCTTATGGCTTTCGGTGGGAAAGATGATATACGTATTGTCGAAAATTCAGAGGAACTGAATGCCGCGTTAGAAAAAACACACTCTATCAAAATCCAGATACAGCAGTATATAAAAAAGAAAATGGAATTTCAGTTGATCGGCTGCTCTTTGGATGAAGGGCGAATCGTGATTATCCCTGGATTTACGCATATTTTGCGTCAACCGCCTAATACCAATACAGGTTTTTTGAAATACAGCAGCTGCGAAAAACTTAATTATGATTTGAGAAAAATTAAGGATTTTATGCGGAGAGTCGGTTATTCGGGCCTTTTTTCCGCAGAATTTCTGCGAGAAGAAAAAGGAGATTACTTCATGGAAGTTAATTTCCGTAATGATGGTAATGCGTATGTTGTGACCCAGGCAGGAGTAAATTTGCCTTATTTATGGGTGTATTATTGTTGCGAAGGTAAATTACCACCTAATGAACCTGAGACGATAAAGAGAGAAACTTTTTTTATGCCGGATTTGCAGGATATTCGCAATGTGATGCATGGCGATCTTTCTTTGATTACTTTTATTCGAGATTGGTTTAAAACCAAAGCGCATGCGGTTTATGATTTGAAGGATTTAAAGCCTTTCTTACATCAACTCTTCCTTCACTAG